In a genomic window of Bacillales bacterium:
- a CDS encoding YjcZ family sporulation protein, giving the protein MSYGYGAGAGFALIVVLFILLIIVGAAYVY; this is encoded by the coding sequence ATGAGTTACGGATACGGAGCAGGCGCAGGATTCGCCTTGATCGTCGTGTTGTTCATCTTGTTGATTATTGTCGGAGCAGCCTACGTTTACTAA